A single Verrucomicrobiota bacterium DNA region contains:
- a CDS encoding aminotransferase class I/II-fold pyridoxal phosphate-dependent enzyme, with the protein MNASPSLRDRINATVRDIPRSGIRDFFDIVSTMKEVISLGIGEPDFDTPWHVRESTVFALERGATHYTSNLGYLELRRALSKYVGKKFGAEYNPESEILVTVGVSEALDLALRALINPGDEVLYHEPCYVSYRATILFASGKPLAVETKAENGFRLTRAMLEAKSTPKTKVLMLNFPNNPTGAIMSQEDLEGIAAFVRERDLIVVTDEIYAELTYDSPHTSLVSLPGMRDRTIFLHGFSKAWAMTGFRLGYACGPAELIEAMMKIHQYTMLCASSMGQKAAIEALARPDADVGKMVDEYRRRRNFIASAFADMGIQCPLPLGAFYAFPNVAKFGLPAKEFALALLREEKVAVVPGPAFGACGEGFVRCAYATSMDNLKEALNRLRRFVSKL; encoded by the coding sequence ATGAACGCCTCTCCGTCTCTCCGTGACCGGATCAACGCGACGGTGCGCGACATTCCGCGCTCCGGCATCCGCGATTTCTTCGACATCGTCTCGACGATGAAGGAGGTGATCAGCCTCGGCATTGGCGAGCCTGATTTCGACACGCCGTGGCACGTGCGGGAATCCACCGTGTTCGCGCTCGAACGCGGCGCCACGCATTACACGAGCAACCTCGGGTATCTCGAACTGCGCAGGGCGCTTTCCAAATACGTGGGCAAGAAGTTCGGCGCGGAATACAATCCGGAGAGCGAAATCCTCGTCACGGTTGGAGTGAGCGAGGCGCTGGACCTGGCGTTGCGCGCGCTGATCAATCCGGGCGACGAGGTCCTCTACCACGAGCCGTGTTATGTGTCGTATCGCGCGACGATTCTTTTTGCGAGTGGCAAACCGCTGGCCGTCGAGACGAAAGCCGAGAACGGTTTTCGCCTCACGCGCGCGATGCTCGAAGCGAAATCCACACCGAAGACAAAGGTGTTGATGTTGAATTTTCCAAACAATCCCACCGGCGCAATCATGAGCCAGGAGGATTTGGAAGGGATTGCCGCCTTCGTCCGTGAGCGCGATCTCATCGTCGTTACCGATGAAATCTACGCCGAGCTGACTTACGATTCGCCGCACACAAGTCTCGTGAGCCTGCCCGGCATGCGGGACCGCACGATTTTTCTGCATGGATTTTCCAAGGCATGGGCCATGACCGGCTTCCGCCTCGGTTACGCCTGCGGTCCAGCCGAGCTCATCGAAGCGATGATGAAGATTCACCAGTACACAATGTTGTGCGCCTCGTCGATGGGCCAGAAGGCCGCCATCGAAGCCCTGGCCCGGCCGGACGCGGACGTAGGCAAGATGGTTGACGAATACCGTCGTCGCCGAAATTTCATTGCGTCGGCGTTCGCGGACATGGGCATCCAATGTCCGCTTCCGCTCGGCGCCTTTTACGCTTTTCCGAACGTGGCCAAGTTCGGCCTGCCCGCGAAGGAATTCGCCCTGGCTTTGTTGCGCGAGGAAAAGGTGGCGGTGGTGCCCGGCCCGGCTTTCGGCGCGTGCGGCGAAGGGTTTGTTCGTTGCGCCTACGCGACCAGCATGGACAACCTCAAGGAAGCCCTGAATCGCCTGCGCCGGTTTGTGAGCAAGCTGTGA
- a CDS encoding Lrp/AsnC family transcriptional regulator, whose amino-acid sequence MDELLELLQKNALESRENIARMLNLPLAEVNQRIVDYEQRGVIRGYQAILNEDQLELDTVTAVIEVKVTPQREGGFNSIADRISRFPEVRSAYLMSGAYDLLLFVEGHNLREVAAFVSERLSPLDGVISTSTHFMLKTYKRFGVLMQQDSSDERLSVSP is encoded by the coding sequence ATGGACGAACTATTGGAACTGTTGCAGAAGAACGCGCTCGAATCGCGCGAAAACATCGCGCGGATGCTGAACCTCCCGCTCGCGGAAGTGAACCAGCGGATTGTGGATTACGAGCAGCGCGGCGTCATCCGCGGTTATCAGGCCATCCTGAACGAGGATCAACTGGAGCTTGACACCGTCACGGCTGTCATCGAGGTCAAGGTGACGCCCCAGCGCGAAGGGGGCTTCAACTCCATCGCCGATCGCATCAGCCGGTTTCCCGAAGTGCGCTCGGCCTATCTGATGAGCGGCGCCTATGACTTGCTGCTGTTTGTGGAAGGGCACAACCTGCGCGAGGTGGCCGCGTTCGTCAGCGAGCGGCTGTCGCCATTGGACGGCGTAATTTCCACGTCAACCCATTTCATGCTCAAAACCTACAAACGCTTCGGCGTGTTGATGCAACAGGATTCCTCGGATGAACGCCTCTCCGTCTCTCCGTGA